One part of the Streptomyces sp. AM 2-1-1 genome encodes these proteins:
- a CDS encoding glycoside hydrolase family 3 C-terminal domain-containing protein, which translates to MTQEEIARLLDKLDTRQKVRLLTGATTWRTADEPALGLRGMVMSDGPAGVRGESWEERNTSALLPSASALGAMWDEGLTERLGGLLAAEARGKGVDVVLAPTLNLHRSPLGGRHFECYSEDPELTARTGVALIRGIQAQGVAACAKHYVANDSETERLTVSVGLDERTLREVYLVPFEAAVRAARVRAVMCGYNAVNGTTLAENPLLGHPLKEEWGFDGLLVSDWGAVRSTVPAGRAALDLAMPGPESPWADGLVRAVEDGRVPVAAIDDKVGRLLRLADRVGALHRAPAPAPAAPDESRALLRRAVAAGCVLLGNRGVLPLDPASLTSLAVIGAQAADPRVQGGGSAGVHPRHVSTPLDALRDALGGTARIVHAPGPALGAPPFLGGPDCLDPRDGRPGTLLRVLGPDGAELYAGHRESGRQIEPPLPSGARTVEISARLTPAAGGTWTFGVGGFGRMSLTVDGTALVDGVFPRETDDPAVVHVNPPSRYGEAALTAGRSVLVVARRELAEDTGRATLVTAAPPRPDRATALADAVEAARTADAAVVFVGTTQDSESEGHDRTTLALPGDQDDLVRAVVAVQPRTVVVVNSGGPVEMPWREAAPAVLLAWFPGQEAGTGVADVLFGAAEPGGRLPTTWPAALADAPVTSVRPVDGVLRYTEGPHIGHRAWLREHRTPAYWFGHGLGYTTWEYEEVAVSSPGDGAGDTAFTVSVRLRNTGARPGREVPQVYLARPGSAVERPVRWLAGYTAVTAGPGEVVTAAVHVPHRALHHWSPRERGWLTESGAYEVHAGPSAGQLPLAASVEVRGTTDGRFCGERFPER; encoded by the coding sequence GTGACGCAGGAAGAAATCGCCCGGCTGCTGGACAAGCTGGACACGCGCCAGAAGGTACGGCTGCTCACGGGCGCGACCACGTGGCGCACCGCCGACGAACCCGCCCTGGGGCTCCGCGGGATGGTGATGTCCGACGGACCCGCCGGGGTGCGCGGGGAGAGCTGGGAGGAGCGGAACACCTCGGCACTGCTGCCGTCCGCCTCCGCCCTCGGCGCGATGTGGGACGAAGGGCTGACCGAGCGACTGGGCGGCCTGCTCGCCGCCGAGGCGCGCGGGAAGGGCGTGGACGTCGTGCTCGCGCCCACCCTCAACCTCCACCGGTCACCGCTGGGCGGCCGCCACTTCGAGTGCTACTCCGAGGACCCCGAGCTGACCGCCCGTACCGGCGTCGCTCTGATCCGGGGCATCCAGGCGCAGGGCGTCGCCGCCTGCGCCAAGCACTACGTCGCCAACGACTCCGAGACGGAGCGCCTCACCGTCTCCGTCGGCCTCGACGAGCGCACCCTGCGCGAGGTCTACCTCGTCCCCTTCGAAGCGGCCGTGCGGGCCGCCCGGGTACGGGCGGTGATGTGCGGCTACAACGCGGTCAACGGCACCACCCTGGCAGAGAACCCCCTCCTCGGGCATCCGCTCAAGGAGGAATGGGGATTCGACGGCCTCCTCGTCTCCGACTGGGGCGCGGTGCGCTCCACCGTGCCCGCCGGCCGCGCCGCCCTCGACCTGGCGATGCCCGGCCCCGAGAGCCCCTGGGCGGACGGCCTCGTCCGGGCGGTCGAGGACGGCCGCGTCCCCGTCGCCGCGATCGACGACAAGGTGGGCCGCCTGCTGCGGCTCGCCGACCGGGTCGGCGCGCTCCACCGCGCCCCCGCCCCGGCACCCGCGGCCCCGGACGAGTCGCGCGCGCTGCTGCGGCGCGCGGTCGCCGCCGGCTGCGTGCTGCTCGGCAACCGGGGCGTCCTGCCGCTGGACCCGGCCTCGCTCACCTCCCTCGCGGTGATCGGCGCGCAGGCCGCGGACCCCCGCGTGCAGGGCGGCGGCAGCGCCGGCGTCCACCCCCGTCACGTCTCCACACCGCTCGACGCCCTCCGCGACGCCCTCGGCGGAACCGCCCGCATCGTGCACGCCCCCGGCCCCGCCCTGGGCGCGCCCCCCTTCCTCGGCGGCCCCGACTGCCTCGATCCGCGCGACGGCCGGCCCGGCACCCTGCTGCGGGTGCTCGGCCCGGACGGCGCCGAACTGTACGCGGGGCACCGGGAATCCGGCCGGCAGATCGAGCCTCCCCTGCCGTCCGGCGCCCGCACCGTGGAGATCAGCGCCCGGCTGACCCCCGCCGCGGGCGGCACCTGGACCTTCGGTGTCGGGGGATTCGGCCGGATGAGCCTGACCGTCGACGGCACTGCGCTGGTCGACGGGGTGTTCCCGCGCGAGACCGACGACCCGGCGGTGGTGCACGTCAACCCGCCGAGCCGGTACGGCGAGGCCGCCCTGACGGCCGGGCGGTCCGTGCTGGTCGTGGCCCGCCGCGAACTCGCCGAGGACACCGGACGCGCCACCCTCGTGACGGCCGCCCCGCCGCGGCCCGACCGCGCGACCGCGCTGGCGGACGCGGTGGAGGCCGCCCGCACGGCGGACGCGGCCGTCGTCTTCGTGGGCACCACTCAGGACAGCGAGTCGGAGGGCCACGACCGGACCACCCTCGCGCTCCCCGGTGACCAGGACGACCTCGTCCGCGCGGTGGTCGCCGTCCAGCCCCGTACCGTCGTCGTCGTCAACTCCGGCGGGCCGGTCGAGATGCCCTGGCGGGAGGCCGCCCCGGCCGTGCTGCTTGCCTGGTTCCCCGGGCAGGAGGCCGGAACCGGCGTGGCCGACGTGCTGTTCGGCGCCGCGGAACCGGGCGGCCGGCTGCCGACCACCTGGCCCGCCGCCCTCGCCGACGCACCGGTCACCTCGGTGCGGCCGGTGGACGGCGTGCTGCGGTACACCGAGGGCCCGCACATCGGCCACCGGGCCTGGCTGCGCGAACACCGCACGCCCGCCTACTGGTTCGGCCACGGACTCGGCTACACGACCTGGGAGTACGAGGAGGTGGCGGTCTCCTCCCCGGGCGACGGGGCCGGTGACACGGCCTTCACCGTCTCCGTACGCCTGCGCAACACCGGCGCCCGGCCGGGCCGGGAGGTCCCACAGGTCTACCTCGCGCGGCCCGGCTCGGCGGTGGAGCGCCCCGTACGGTGGCTGGCCGGGTACACCGCCGTCACCGCCGGACCGGGAGAGGTCGTCACCGCAGCCGTACACGTGCCCCACCGGGCCCTGCACCACTGGTCCCCGCGGGAGCGGGGGTGGCTGACCGAGTCCGGGGCGTACGAGGTGCACGCCGGGCCATCGGCCGGACAACTGCCCCTGGCCGCCTCGGTGGAGGTCCGCGGCACGACGGACGGCCGCTTCTGCGGAGAGCGCTTCCCGGAGCGCTGA
- a CDS encoding LacI family DNA-binding transcriptional regulator: protein MSRRAPRLEDVAREAGVSRATVSRVVNGIRNVDPAIQDAVRDAIARTGYAPNGAARALVTRRARTLALVVSGAGDDSEDGQNLFASQALADPFFGRVVSGVVGFLRPRSMYPVLMFAETDAARREVVEYLRQGRADGALIFSTHAEDPLPALLAAERLPCVLFARPGVPARVTYVDVAHRDGARLAAEHLLARGCERVATITGPLDLPAAQDRLAGFRETMERHGHPYVPVAEGGFTADSGAAALRRLLREHPSIDGVFAANDVMARGVCDALRELGRRVPEDVAVVGFDDSSAATATEPPLTTVRQPMEEMAARMACLLQEEIEGTRTEPTAVIFEPELVVRASA from the coding sequence ATGAGCAGACGCGCCCCCAGGCTCGAAGACGTCGCGCGGGAGGCGGGCGTCTCCCGCGCCACCGTGTCCCGCGTGGTCAACGGCATCCGCAACGTGGACCCGGCCATCCAGGACGCGGTACGGGACGCCATCGCGCGGACCGGTTACGCCCCCAACGGCGCCGCCCGCGCCCTGGTGACCCGGCGGGCCCGGACCCTCGCCCTCGTGGTCTCCGGCGCGGGGGACGACTCCGAGGACGGCCAGAACCTCTTCGCCTCGCAGGCGCTGGCCGACCCCTTCTTCGGGCGGGTGGTCAGCGGGGTCGTCGGCTTCCTGCGGCCGCGTTCGATGTACCCGGTGCTGATGTTCGCGGAGACGGACGCCGCCCGGCGCGAGGTGGTGGAGTACCTCCGGCAGGGCAGGGCCGACGGGGCGCTGATCTTCTCCACGCACGCCGAGGACCCGCTGCCCGCCCTGCTGGCCGCCGAACGGCTGCCCTGCGTGCTCTTCGCGCGCCCCGGCGTTCCGGCGCGGGTGACCTATGTGGACGTGGCCCACCGGGACGGCGCCCGACTGGCCGCCGAACACCTGCTGGCCCGGGGGTGCGAACGCGTCGCCACCATCACCGGACCGCTGGACCTGCCGGCCGCCCAGGACCGGCTGGCGGGCTTCCGGGAGACGATGGAACGCCACGGTCACCCCTACGTACCCGTCGCGGAGGGCGGCTTCACCGCCGACAGCGGGGCCGCCGCACTCCGTCGCCTGCTGCGCGAACACCCCTCGATCGACGGGGTGTTCGCGGCCAACGACGTGATGGCGCGGGGCGTGTGCGACGCACTGAGGGAGCTGGGCCGCCGGGTCCCCGAGGACGTCGCGGTCGTCGGGTTCGACGACTCCAGCGCCGCGACCGCCACCGAACCGCCGCTCACCACGGTCCGCCAGCCGATGGAGGAGATGGCGGCCCGCATGGCGTGTCTGCTCCAGGAGGAGATCGAGGGGACCCGCACCGAGCCCACCGCCGTCATCTTCGAACCCGAACTCGTGGTGCGCGCCTCCGCGTAG
- a CDS encoding DUF1996 domain-containing protein, translating to MKGTKNKQGAARRLSAILVGTALAATLLGVGSTLTAVSPGAASTDAVAGAATAGSPHMGHVAAAASAASADDVDGDGYIPAVPPVTGVNPSWGTPAPRYFHEFQANCSVTHTAPDDPIVFPGQAGASHDHTFMGNTTTNARSVTASLYGGNTTCKVPGDSSAYWMPSLFKGDTKVLPIGQQVIYYKAGVTDYTSVRPFPKGLRYVVGSPTQSAAQFRALKGWVEGWECGESFGNIDFPATCPVGSQLNLRMQAPSCWDGLHLDTPNHQAHMAYPVVKPGTNDNVCPADHPVALPMVEFKMAFPVSGDMSQVRLASGRGYSFHYDFFNAWNEPTLKALVDHCIVGGLQCDARGWDQNHPEAGAALNADYRLP from the coding sequence ATGAAAGGCACGAAGAACAAGCAGGGCGCCGCGAGAAGGCTTTCGGCGATCCTGGTCGGCACGGCCCTGGCCGCCACCCTCCTCGGTGTCGGCTCGACCCTCACGGCGGTCTCGCCCGGCGCGGCGTCCACCGACGCGGTGGCGGGCGCGGCGACGGCGGGCTCGCCCCACATGGGGCACGTCGCCGCGGCGGCCTCGGCCGCTTCGGCCGACGACGTGGACGGTGACGGCTACATCCCCGCCGTCCCGCCCGTCACCGGTGTGAACCCGTCGTGGGGCACGCCGGCGCCGCGCTACTTCCACGAGTTCCAGGCCAACTGTTCCGTCACCCACACCGCGCCGGACGACCCGATCGTCTTCCCCGGCCAGGCCGGCGCGTCCCACGACCACACCTTCATGGGCAACACGACGACCAACGCCCGGAGTGTCACCGCCTCGCTGTACGGCGGCAACACCACCTGCAAGGTGCCCGGCGACTCCTCGGCCTACTGGATGCCGTCCCTCTTCAAGGGCGACACGAAGGTCCTCCCGATCGGGCAGCAGGTCATCTACTACAAGGCCGGGGTGACCGACTACACCAGCGTCCGTCCCTTCCCCAAGGGGCTGCGCTACGTGGTGGGCAGTCCGACGCAGAGCGCCGCGCAGTTCCGGGCACTCAAGGGCTGGGTGGAGGGCTGGGAGTGCGGGGAGAGCTTCGGCAACATCGACTTCCCGGCCACCTGCCCGGTCGGTAGTCAGCTCAACCTCCGCATGCAGGCTCCCAGTTGCTGGGACGGTCTGCACCTGGACACGCCGAACCACCAGGCCCACATGGCGTATCCGGTCGTGAAGCCGGGCACCAACGACAACGTCTGCCCGGCCGACCATCCGGTGGCCCTGCCGATGGTCGAGTTCAAGATGGCGTTCCCCGTCAGCGGCGACATGTCGCAGGTCAGGCTGGCGAGCGGACGCGGGTACTCCTTCCACTACGACTTCTTCAACGCGTGGAACGAGCCGACGCTCAAGGCGCTCGTCGACCACTGCATCGTCGGTGGTCTGCAGTGCGACGCCCGCGGCTGGGACCAGAACCACCCGGAGGCCGGCGCCGCGCTGAACGCGGACTACCGCCTGCCGTAG
- a CDS encoding discoidin domain-containing protein, whose amino-acid sequence MPVSSQHPPGAHVFRPLPAVSGRPRAGRRLVSLTALGALVASSLTLLAAPGATAADTLLSQGRPATASSAEGDGYSAAAAVDGNLTGTRWASRWSDPQWIQVDLGASANLSRAVLTWESAYGKSYEIQASDNGTDWRTLRTVTQGDGGTDDLTLSGSGRYVRMLGTARAGGYGYSLWEFQVYGSTGTTTPPASGGAVKVTGSQGNWQLQAGGQPYTVKGLTWGPSVADAPKYLPDVKSMGVNTIRTWGTDGSTKPLLDSAAANGIRIINGFWLQPGGGPGSGGCVNYVTDTTYKNNSLAEFAKWVDAYKTHPATLMWNVGNESVLGLQNCYSGTELEAQRNAYTTFVNDVAKKIHSIDPDHPVTSTDAWTGAWPYYKRNAPDLDLYSMNSYGDVCNVQRDWVAGGYTKPYIITETGPAGEWEVANDANGVPDQKTDVQTAAGYTDAWNCITAHRGVALGATMFHYGTEHDFGGIWFNLVPGGFKRLSYYAVKRAYAGSTAGDNTPPVISNMTVSPASAAPAGKEFTVRADVRDPDNDPVTYKVFLSGNYATGDKALVEAAWRSTGNGTFAVTAPEKLGVWKVYIRAEDGHGNAGFETKSVRVVAPPVDGTNVALNKPATASSSQAAYGDCPCTPANAVDGNPVTRWASDWSDPQSIQVDLGSRTALRTLQLQWDPAFASSYEVQLSDDNATWRTVYTTTTGNGDIDTVTLGQTARHVRLVLKARGTGWGYSLHEIGVYA is encoded by the coding sequence ATGCCGGTCTCCTCTCAGCACCCGCCAGGAGCCCACGTGTTCAGACCACTCCCCGCTGTTTCCGGCCGCCCACGGGCCGGACGGCGGCTCGTCTCCCTCACCGCCCTCGGCGCCCTCGTGGCGTCCTCGCTCACCCTGCTCGCGGCGCCGGGCGCCACGGCGGCCGACACCCTGCTCTCGCAGGGCCGGCCCGCCACCGCCTCCTCGGCCGAGGGTGACGGCTACTCCGCCGCGGCCGCCGTCGACGGCAACCTCACCGGCACCCGGTGGGCGAGCCGGTGGAGCGATCCGCAGTGGATCCAGGTCGACCTCGGCGCGTCGGCGAACCTCAGCCGCGCCGTCCTGACCTGGGAGTCCGCCTACGGAAAGTCGTACGAGATCCAGGCGTCCGACAACGGCACGGACTGGCGGACCCTGCGTACCGTCACCCAGGGCGACGGCGGCACGGATGACCTCACGCTCTCCGGTTCCGGCCGGTACGTCCGGATGCTGGGCACCGCCCGGGCGGGCGGATACGGCTACTCCCTCTGGGAGTTCCAGGTCTACGGCAGCACCGGCACCACCACGCCGCCGGCCTCCGGGGGCGCGGTGAAGGTGACCGGCTCGCAGGGCAACTGGCAGTTGCAGGCGGGCGGCCAGCCGTACACCGTGAAGGGCCTCACGTGGGGCCCCTCCGTCGCCGACGCCCCGAAGTACCTGCCCGACGTGAAGTCCATGGGCGTCAACACCATCCGCACCTGGGGCACCGACGGTTCGACCAAACCGCTGCTCGACTCGGCGGCGGCCAACGGCATCCGGATCATCAACGGCTTCTGGCTGCAGCCCGGTGGCGGCCCCGGCAGCGGCGGCTGCGTCAACTACGTCACCGACACCACGTACAAGAACAACTCGCTGGCGGAGTTCGCCAAGTGGGTCGACGCCTACAAGACCCACCCGGCGACCCTGATGTGGAACGTCGGCAACGAGTCGGTGCTCGGGCTCCAGAACTGCTACAGCGGGACGGAGCTGGAGGCGCAGCGCAACGCGTACACCACCTTCGTCAACGACGTGGCCAAGAAGATCCACTCGATCGACCCCGACCACCCGGTGACCTCCACCGACGCGTGGACCGGCGCCTGGCCGTACTACAAGCGCAACGCGCCCGACCTGGACCTCTACTCGATGAACTCCTACGGCGACGTCTGCAACGTGCAGCGCGACTGGGTGGCGGGCGGATACACCAAGCCCTACATCATCACCGAGACGGGTCCGGCCGGTGAGTGGGAGGTCGCGAACGACGCGAACGGCGTCCCCGACCAGAAGACCGACGTGCAGACCGCCGCCGGGTACACCGACGCGTGGAACTGCATCACCGCCCACCGGGGCGTGGCGCTCGGCGCCACGATGTTCCACTACGGCACCGAGCACGACTTCGGCGGGATCTGGTTCAACCTGGTGCCGGGCGGGTTCAAGCGGCTCTCGTACTACGCGGTGAAGCGGGCGTACGCCGGTTCGACGGCCGGGGACAACACCCCGCCCGTGATCAGCAACATGACCGTCTCGCCGGCCTCCGCCGCCCCGGCCGGGAAGGAGTTCACCGTCCGCGCCGACGTCCGCGACCCGGACAACGACCCGGTGACGTACAAGGTCTTCCTCAGCGGGAACTACGCCACCGGCGACAAGGCGCTGGTGGAGGCCGCGTGGCGGTCCACCGGGAACGGCACCTTCGCCGTGACGGCACCCGAGAAGCTGGGCGTCTGGAAGGTCTACATCCGGGCGGAGGACGGGCACGGCAACGCCGGCTTCGAGACGAAGTCGGTGCGGGTGGTGGCGCCGCCCGTGGACGGCACCAACGTGGCGCTGAACAAGCCGGCCACCGCCTCGTCCTCCCAGGCCGCGTACGGCGACTGCCCCTGCACCCCGGCCAACGCGGTCGACGGCAACCCGGTCACCCGGTGGGCCAGCGACTGGAGCGACCCGCAGTCCATCCAGGTGGATCTGGGCAGCCGCACCGCCCTGCGGACGCTCCAGCTCCAGTGGGACCCGGCCTTCGCCTCCTCGTACGAGGTGCAGCTGTCCGACGACAACGCCACCTGGCGCACGGTGTACACGACCACCACGGGCAACGGCGACATCGACACCGTCACCCTCGGGCAGACCGCCCGCCACGTCCGCCTCGTCCTCAAGGCCCGGGGCACCGGCTGGGGTTACTCCCTGCACGAGATCGGTGTCTACGCCTGA
- a CDS encoding prephenate dehydratase — MTIVAYQGEPGSNSATAAHALYPGCGEIPCTGFEQALDAVTLGTADVAVIPVDNSAAGRVADVHHLLPDSGLFIIAEHFLAIRFDLMGVPGASLDQVECVRSHVHALGQCRKLLREGGWRTLVSDDTAGSAREVAELGDPRHAALAPPAAAKLYGLDVLRPEVEDDPENTTRFVVLSRDSTPRPGTDGATMTSLFFCVRNIPSALFKALGGFATSGVNLTKIESYQMGAGLSPSRFYVEIEGHPDEPRVALALNELSFFSSEVRVLGVYPADPHRLREHTG, encoded by the coding sequence GTGACGATCGTCGCATATCAGGGGGAACCGGGCTCCAACTCGGCGACCGCCGCCCACGCGCTCTACCCCGGGTGCGGCGAGATTCCCTGCACGGGCTTCGAGCAGGCGCTGGACGCCGTGACGCTCGGTACCGCGGACGTCGCGGTGATCCCGGTCGACAACTCCGCGGCAGGGCGCGTCGCCGACGTGCACCACCTGCTGCCGGATTCGGGCCTCTTCATCATCGCGGAGCACTTCCTCGCGATCCGATTCGACCTGATGGGCGTCCCGGGCGCCTCACTCGATCAGGTGGAATGCGTGCGCAGCCACGTCCACGCCCTGGGCCAGTGCCGGAAGTTGCTGCGCGAGGGCGGCTGGCGCACCCTCGTCAGCGACGACACCGCCGGATCGGCCCGCGAGGTGGCGGAGCTGGGCGATCCCCGCCACGCCGCGCTCGCCCCGCCCGCCGCGGCGAAGCTGTACGGGCTGGACGTGCTCCGGCCGGAGGTCGAGGACGACCCGGAGAACACCACGCGCTTCGTGGTGCTCTCCCGCGACTCGACCCCCCGGCCCGGCACCGACGGCGCCACGATGACGAGCCTGTTCTTCTGCGTGCGCAACATCCCCAGCGCGCTCTTCAAGGCCCTCGGCGGATTCGCCACCAGCGGGGTCAACCTCACCAAGATCGAGAGCTACCAGATGGGCGCGGGGCTCAGTCCCAGCCGCTTCTACGTGGAGATCGAGGGGCACCCCGACGAGCCGCGCGTCGCCCTCGCCCTCAACGAGCTGAGCTTCTTCTCCTCCGAGGTACGCGTGCTCGGCGTCTACCCGGCCGACCCGCACCGGCTGCGGGAACACACCGGCTGA
- a CDS encoding FHA domain-containing protein, with translation MPSVIVGRSGPFTGQSVVLGTAPVTFGRKGDNGVVIVSPSASRLHAEIVREDAEYVLYDRDSRNGTYVNDERVTRHVLRPHDCVRIGDETFLYEAQDVMETVIDLSQLHLPRLNAAANPGVLRVTVTGGGPVGLAFALALDEMLSGRVAITVYDGRWVREGADVVWKDESQGNVRRQQVVTVQSRQYLALSEEVRSALFDDAASYSEMWPVGPDSVDGRPPRNIRIAYIEDRLLALANTRPAIQLIPHRFDPVERQGRLAQEHVLVIGEGGRSRTRDHFADRFGSADPSIYSLDGEHLQDVVLGLRVKSRLSDPMSVLLTVSQNRFLLNSLRGEGFLNMRLTREEAKGVIGIDPVRQVFEPCIAARPCLMNREEDNEFRCSTHGTLFLPALLRGSPLWKEIRQGLNLFGVAEDDLSAITSFRLDMVQRPRFTAQLSRPTATTPGTYGFLLGDAANAIHFWPGRGLNSGLASATSLARSLSRSWRGKPLRDADFIRHEAAMSMLQYRHKSRAWNAMVTTDERGVTRAIKDIIARSTEAGPKEAGPAAGSGTGRPDLDELLDRMAAIRDRLAPRLPGMPTMEQLRAHLAPLAPGTLRTLQESGAWDTLIVGGEEADIDLFYQSDSPVYVPRPAGPRTAGPADPRSLPSAGVV, from the coding sequence ATGCCATCAGTCATCGTGGGGCGTTCGGGCCCCTTCACCGGGCAGAGCGTGGTTCTGGGAACCGCTCCTGTGACCTTCGGGCGCAAGGGCGACAACGGGGTCGTGATCGTGAGCCCCAGCGCGTCCCGCCTGCACGCCGAGATCGTCAGGGAGGACGCCGAGTACGTCCTGTACGACCGGGACAGCAGGAACGGCACGTACGTCAACGACGAGCGCGTCACCCGGCACGTACTGCGGCCGCACGACTGCGTCCGGATCGGGGACGAGACCTTCCTCTACGAGGCGCAGGACGTCATGGAGACGGTCATCGACCTCTCCCAGCTGCATCTTCCCCGGCTGAACGCCGCCGCGAACCCCGGGGTCCTGCGGGTCACGGTCACCGGCGGCGGGCCGGTGGGACTCGCTTTCGCGCTGGCGCTGGACGAGATGCTGAGCGGCCGGGTGGCGATCACCGTGTACGACGGACGGTGGGTACGCGAGGGCGCCGACGTCGTCTGGAAGGACGAGTCGCAGGGCAACGTCCGGCGTCAGCAGGTGGTCACTGTCCAGAGCCGGCAGTACCTGGCGCTCTCGGAGGAGGTGCGTTCGGCGCTCTTCGACGACGCCGCCTCGTACTCGGAGATGTGGCCGGTGGGGCCGGACTCCGTCGACGGCCGGCCGCCCCGCAACATCCGGATCGCCTACATCGAGGACCGGCTCCTGGCGCTCGCCAACACGAGGCCCGCGATCCAGCTGATACCGCACCGCTTCGACCCGGTCGAGCGGCAGGGACGGCTCGCCCAGGAACACGTCCTGGTGATCGGGGAGGGCGGACGCTCCCGCACCCGCGACCACTTCGCCGACCGGTTCGGCTCGGCCGACCCGTCCATCTACTCCCTCGACGGCGAGCACCTCCAGGACGTCGTGCTGGGGCTGCGGGTCAAGTCGCGCCTGTCGGACCCGATGAGCGTGCTGCTGACCGTGTCGCAGAACCGCTTCCTGCTCAACTCGCTGCGCGGTGAGGGCTTCCTGAACATGCGGCTCACCCGCGAGGAGGCCAAGGGTGTGATCGGCATCGATCCGGTCCGCCAGGTGTTCGAGCCGTGCATCGCGGCCCGCCCCTGCCTGATGAACCGCGAGGAGGACAACGAGTTCCGCTGCTCGACGCACGGAACCCTCTTCCTGCCCGCCCTGCTGCGCGGATCGCCCCTGTGGAAGGAGATCCGGCAGGGCCTGAACCTGTTCGGTGTGGCCGAGGACGATCTGTCCGCGATCACGTCGTTCCGGCTGGACATGGTGCAGCGCCCCCGGTTCACCGCCCAGCTCAGCCGTCCGACGGCGACGACCCCGGGGACGTACGGCTTCCTGCTGGGGGACGCGGCCAACGCCATCCACTTCTGGCCCGGCCGCGGGCTCAACAGCGGTCTCGCCTCGGCCACCTCCCTCGCCCGGTCGCTCAGCCGGTCCTGGCGGGGCAAGCCGCTGCGCGACGCCGACTTCATCCGCCACGAGGCGGCGATGTCGATGCTGCAGTACCGGCACAAGAGCCGCGCCTGGAACGCGATGGTGACCACCGACGAGCGGGGCGTCACCCGGGCCATCAAGGACATCATCGCCCGGAGCACGGAAGCCGGGCCGAAGGAGGCCGGGCCGGCTGCCGGGTCAGGCACGGGACGCCCGGACCTCGACGAACTGCTGGACCGCATGGCGGCGATCCGCGACCGTCTCGCGCCGAGGCTGCCGGGTATGCCGACCATGGAGCAGCTCCGCGCGCACCTCGCGCCGCTCGCCCCGGGGACCCTTCGCACCCTGCAGGAGAGCGGGGCCTGGGACACCCTGATCGTCGGCGGGGAGGAGGCCGACATCGACCTCTTCTACCAGTCGGACTCGCCGGTCTACGTGCCGCGGCCCGCCGGTCCGCGGACGGCCGGTCCCGCCGACCCCAGAAGTCTCCCCTCGGCGGGCGTCGTGTGA
- the thpR gene encoding RNA 2',3'-cyclic phosphodiesterase — protein sequence MNEETRPATVRVFIALAPPDHAKEELARELGPSYLTHPRMRWNRVEDWHVTLAFLGELPVGAVPPLRPLLAGLAAAHRPPGLALRGSGTFDDRVLWSGVDGDLDALRALAADVRTAVRDQGVAFAERPFRPHLTLARARRGDLSSAGEIAAGLSGFTGVRWPAARLHLVGSNVGRSSGPIHYRDIEAWPLGGGAGAPAAQETGDTPPDGADRAD from the coding sequence GTGAACGAAGAGACCCGACCCGCGACCGTTCGCGTGTTCATCGCCCTCGCCCCGCCCGACCACGCGAAGGAGGAACTGGCCCGGGAGCTGGGCCCTTCCTACCTCACGCATCCGCGGATGCGCTGGAACCGCGTCGAGGACTGGCACGTCACCCTGGCGTTCCTCGGCGAGCTCCCGGTGGGGGCGGTCCCGCCGCTGCGCCCGCTCCTCGCCGGCCTCGCGGCGGCCCACCGACCGCCCGGGCTGGCCCTGAGGGGCAGCGGAACCTTCGACGACCGGGTGCTGTGGAGCGGTGTCGACGGCGACCTCGACGCGCTGCGCGCACTCGCCGCCGACGTGCGTACCGCCGTCCGGGACCAGGGCGTCGCCTTCGCGGAGCGGCCTTTCCGGCCCCATCTGACCCTGGCCCGCGCCCGCCGGGGCGATCTCTCCTCGGCCGGGGAGATCGCGGCGGGGCTCAGCGGCTTCACGGGCGTCCGGTGGCCCGCCGCACGACTGCACCTGGTCGGCAGCAACGTGGGCCGCAGCAGCGGTCCGATCCACTACCGCGACATCGAGGCGTGGCCCCTGGGCGGCGGCGCGGGGGCGCCCGCCGCCCAGGAGACCGGTGACACTCCACCGGACGGTGCGGACCGGGCGGACTGA